A stretch of Stigmatopora argus isolate UIUO_Sarg chromosome 22, RoL_Sarg_1.0, whole genome shotgun sequence DNA encodes these proteins:
- the LOC144068398 gene encoding UPF0461 protein C5orf24 homolog — protein MMRQVTSADFCMNPRPSCLAEDAHHAAAHFDLCPPPTNKFYSPPPVQMTLGPVVLSNPGLKPMLCPRQDILGSSKLPASKAGDPANDGKKKNKGAGKTGRRGRPPGTTKLAGYRTSTGRPLGTTRAAGFKTSPGRPLGTTRAAGYKVSPGRPPGSIKGLSRLNKLPYGGACSGAAFPYPLPHKDLLCEPSCKENPPTE, from the coding sequence ATGATGCGCCAGGTGACGAGCGCCGACTTCTGCATGAACCCCCGGCCATCATGCCTGGCCGAAGACGCCCACCACGCCGCTGCGCACTTTGACCTTTGCCCCCCACCAACCAACAAGTTCTACTCTCCGCCGCCTGTCCAGATGACACTGGGGCCAGTGGTGCTGTCCAACCCTGGTCTGAAGCCAATGCTGTGCCCCCGACAGGACATCCTGGGGTCCTCCAAGCTCCCAGCCTCGAAAGCTGGTGACCCGGCGAATGacggtaagaaaaaaaacaaaggtgcCGGGAAAACGGGGCGGCGCGGTCGCCCGCCGGGCACTACCAAGCTGGCAGGCTACCGGACCAGCACGGGGCGCCCACTCGGCACCACCCGTGCCGCCGGATTCAAAACCAGCCCTGGGCGGCCGCTGGGCACCACCAGGGCGGCGGGTTACAAGGTGAGCCCAGGGCGACCCCCAGGTAGTATCAAGGGCCTATCACGCCTCAACAAACTTCCATACGGAGGGGCGTGCAGCGGGGCGGCTTTCCCGTACCCGCTTCCGCACAAGGACCTCCTCTGTGAACCCTCCTGCAAGGAGAACCCCCCGACCGAGTGA